A stretch of Roseibium porphyridii DNA encodes these proteins:
- a CDS encoding GntR family transcriptional regulator, with protein MPTDSQTSGALPLYVQISELLIRDIAAGRLIDGERLPPERDMAEELGISIGTLRKALADLTDKGLLERIQGSGNYVRQGGTQESVYAMFRLELLSGGGLPRADILTVDRLHKPDELPTFGTSREGTRIRRLRYLNEVMIAVEEIWLDGDCGTVRQDLLSDSLYRFYQKHLGFWIVRAEDRVTIGKVPEWAPDVFSKTPGTLTGYIERFSWSDRARPVEYSRTWFDTDKAHYVQRLK; from the coding sequence ATGCCAACTGACTCGCAAACGTCCGGAGCGCTGCCGCTTTATGTGCAGATCAGCGAGCTTTTGATTAGGGATATCGCTGCTGGGCGGCTGATCGATGGAGAGCGGTTGCCACCAGAGCGAGACATGGCGGAAGAGCTTGGGATATCCATCGGCACCTTGCGAAAAGCGTTGGCGGACCTTACGGATAAAGGCTTACTTGAGCGAATTCAGGGCTCGGGGAATTACGTACGTCAAGGAGGCACACAGGAAAGCGTCTATGCGATGTTCCGCCTGGAGCTTTTGTCCGGAGGCGGTTTGCCGCGCGCCGACATCCTCACGGTCGACCGCCTGCACAAGCCGGATGAGCTACCAACCTTTGGCACAAGCCGTGAAGGCACGCGCATTCGTAGGCTCCGCTACCTGAATGAGGTCATGATTGCTGTGGAGGAAATCTGGCTTGATGGTGACTGTGGCACGGTGCGACAGGATCTGCTTTCAGACTCTCTCTATCGCTTCTACCAGAAGCATCTTGGATTTTGGATTGTTCGCGCCGAAGACAGGGTGACGATCGGAAAGGTACCGGAGTGGGCTCCGGACGTTTTTTCAAAAACACCTGGAACACTCACTGGATATATTGAGCGTTTCAGCTGGTCCGATAGAGCCAGGCCGGTCGAGTATTCACGAACTTGGTTTGATACGGACAAGGCGCATTACGTGCAACGGTTGAAATAG
- a CDS encoding Gfo/Idh/MocA family protein: MPAKVRYGVIGCGMMGQEHLRNIALLADTEVTVVFEPDADMAREAAAFAPGAKFVGSVAELLEVEELDCILIASPNHCHVPQMEEIRKKRPLPLLVEKPLFTDPKDLAELETFKSAYPAPVWVAMEYRYMPPIAALIEQAEEATGGIKMLTIREHRFPFLDKVGAWNRFNKYSGGTFVEKCCHFFDLMRLIMKSEPVRVMASAGQDANHKDETYDGEQPDILDNGYVIVDFENGSRAMLELCMFAEGSRYQEEVVAIGSEGKIEAFVPGPGRFWPSDLGDPPVPQLVVSPRQPKGPRQIDIPVDPTILDAGDHNGSTFYQHEGFVAVVRGEKQAPEVTLEDGRRAVEMGLAAQQSARTGQAVLLMSNKLSSVAC, from the coding sequence ATGCCTGCAAAGGTAAGATACGGGGTTATTGGCTGCGGAATGATGGGCCAGGAGCATTTGCGCAATATCGCCCTGCTTGCCGACACGGAAGTGACCGTGGTGTTTGAGCCGGATGCTGATATGGCCCGCGAGGCCGCAGCGTTTGCACCTGGTGCAAAGTTTGTCGGATCCGTTGCCGAGCTTTTGGAAGTGGAAGAGCTTGATTGCATCCTGATCGCGAGCCCCAACCACTGCCACGTGCCTCAGATGGAGGAGATTCGCAAGAAGCGGCCGCTACCATTGCTCGTCGAAAAGCCGCTTTTCACCGACCCGAAAGATCTGGCGGAATTGGAGACCTTCAAGTCGGCCTATCCCGCGCCTGTTTGGGTCGCCATGGAATACCGCTACATGCCGCCGATTGCAGCGCTGATTGAACAGGCTGAGGAAGCGACCGGTGGGATCAAGATGTTGACCATTCGCGAACATCGGTTTCCGTTTCTCGACAAGGTTGGTGCCTGGAACAGGTTCAACAAGTATTCCGGGGGCACCTTCGTTGAAAAATGTTGCCACTTTTTCGATCTGATGCGCCTGATCATGAAAAGCGAACCTGTTCGTGTGATGGCCTCAGCTGGCCAGGACGCCAATCACAAGGACGAGACTTATGACGGCGAACAGCCTGACATCCTGGACAACGGCTATGTGATTGTTGATTTCGAAAATGGCTCACGTGCCATGCTCGAACTTTGCATGTTTGCAGAAGGTTCGCGGTACCAGGAAGAAGTGGTTGCAATCGGATCTGAAGGAAAGATCGAAGCATTCGTTCCAGGTCCAGGGCGTTTCTGGCCATCGGATCTTGGCGATCCGCCAGTGCCTCAATTGGTTGTGTCTCCGCGGCAGCCCAAAGGACCGCGCCAGATAGACATTCCAGTGGATCCGACAATTCTCGACGCTGGAGATCACAACGGCTCAACCTTCTATCAGCACGAAGGGTTCGTTGCCGTAGTAAGGGGTGAAAAACAGGCTCCTGAAGTAACGTTGGAAGACGGTCGCCGCGCTGTTGAGATGGGTCTTGCGGCCCAACAGTCAGCGCGCACCGGCCAGGCTGTCCTTCTCATGAGCAACAAGCTTTCCTCGGTCGCCTGTTGA